Genomic window (Oryza sativa Japonica Group chromosome 3, ASM3414082v1):
CTGGGATGGTACGTAGTAGCAATGTCTCACCGTGACTATAGTCCTATAGGATCACGGCTGGCCAGTTTATAGATCCCGTCTTCGCATGTCTCAAGTACTCAATTTAGCTAGGAGTACAGCTTCTAAAACAGTATTCGTCTGTAATACTACTCCTGTGATTAGCTACGAGGAAAAAGTTTTAGTACTTAGTACTATTATGGctctggtttagttcccaaaaacttttcgcaaaaacatcacatcaaattttggacatatatatatagcattaaatatagataaaaataaaaactaattacacagtttccatgtaaattgcgagatgaattttttgagcctaattagtctatgattagccataagtactaCGGTAACTCACATGTAATAATGACgatttaattaggctcaaaagatttttctcgcgttttccagacgagttatgaaattaattttttcattcatgtccgaaaaccccttccaacatccaGTCAAACGTCCAATATGATacccaaaaatttttatttcaccaactaaacagcCTTATGTctagagaattttttttaagataattatGTCTAGAGAATTGATTGGGCTTTTGGTTGACTTCTTTGACACGCAGTACAAACGACATACGGTAGCTAGCGCGAGACAAATGAAGCACGAGTTGATGTGCAAACCTTTCCCTCCTTCCAGAATCCCATAACTTCTTCTCTGAGGCTGTGTTTAattcagcgtaaagtttggatttttattaaaattaaagatgatgtgactgaaaaattatatgtgtatgacagtttgatgtgataaaaaaggaCTGAAATTTAGATCTAAACTTTGGATCACAGCCTGATTCTCTCGGCTTCTCGCAAAAATGGAGAACTTTTTTGAGTGTCGCGGAGAAAAAATAGACGAGAAAGAAAGAAGGGGGCGAGAGATGGAGATGGGTCATGGCATTAAACGCAGTAGCGACCGAACTGACCGGCATTCATGTCCCGCGTCCGCAGTGTCCCACTCCCGCCACTCCTTCCACCCCCGTGAGGGCGTGAAgttaacccaaaaaaaaatggacGTCGTCACACACGCGGGCAGGCACCACCGCACCAGtacaccaccaccatcgccccGCCCCGCATCGCGCCCCACAGCGCCATCGCCTCGCCTGTCGCCACCAGCACACGGCAGGCACAGGCACCACCGCCCCTCTGAACCCGAGAAAACCCCTACTTGACTCGCCACGCTCCCCGCTAATCGCAACCAGACGGAGTTGTCCTTGGTGTAGTTGGCCAGCGCGCCCAGGCAGGGGGTAGAGCGAGCtcgccgagctcgagctcgatccATCGCCCGCCAGCCATGGTCTCCTCtccctcgccttcctctcccttccccGCCGCAGCAGTAAGCGTCCTCTTCCTCGCTAGTTAGCATCTCCGTTTTTTCAAGGATTGCGCTTCAACAATGCGGCGTAATAATCAGGTATCCGACGcgaggcgggccggcggtggCAGGACGACGGCCTCGGAGGTGGACGAGAAGTACGCGCACGTCGCGACGCCACTCCACAACCACCGCGGGGGGAGCGGGGGTGCCAAGAAGACGCCGCGGCGAGCGAAGAgcgaaggaggaggcggagcggaCCCCGCGGCGTACGTCGCGGCGGTGTCCTGCTCTGACTGCCGCTTCAAGCAGCGGCTCCACGCGCCGGCGTCGCCTGGCCCTGGGGCGGTCATCCGCTCGCTGTTCGTGTCACTCACCCGACGATCCACGccgcggtcgtcgccgtcgccgacgtcggCGTCCGGTGGGGACGGAGGGGAGAGCGAGCAGTGGCGCCTGGCCGCGGCCGACCTCTcgcggcggctcgcggcggcgacgcgcacgCGGGACGAGGCGCTGGAGGAGACCACGCGGCTGAAGCACTCCCTCACCGAGCTGGAGATGAAGCTCGCGCGCCTCGAGGCCCGCGTGCTCCCCACTcccacggccgccgccttccccgtcGAGTCGTTCCTCCGGGCGGTGTCGACAGCGCGAGCCGCCGTGCGGAGCCTCACGCGGGCTCTCTCCAATCACCTCCGCAGCCCGGTGAACCCCGGCCCGAACCTCGAGAGCTTCCTGAACCGCGCGTTCCACGCCGACTTCGAGCTCGACACCGAGGGCGACGTGCACACGGCGGACCCGGCGGGCCGCTGCGAGGCCAACCTCGCGGCGTACCACTCCATCGCGGCGCTGACGTGGGAGGAGGTCCTCCTCCACGGTACCAAGCACTACAGCGAGGGCCTGAGCCGGTTCTGCGACGCCAAGATGAGCGAGGTGGTTTCCTCCCTCGGTTGGGCGCGCGCCCGCGCCTGGCCGGAGCCGCTGCTGCAGGCGTTCTTCCTGGCCGCCAAGGGCGTGTGGGGGGTGCGCCTCCTCGCGCGGTCCGTCCACCCGCCGCTGCCCGTGGTGCGCGTCGACCGCGGCGCGCGCTTCGACTCGCGGTTCAtggaggacgcggccgccgggCGCGCCGGGAAGCTGGAGCCGGCAAGCGTGAAGATGATGGTGGCGCCGGGGTTCCACGTGTACGTCGCCTGCGCCGGCGTGGTGAAGTGCAAGGTGGTGTGCTtctacagcagcagcagcagcagccgcaccgGCGGCCACAGAGATGGCGGGAGCATCGCCAACGGGTCTGTGGGGTTGGGGAGTAGCTGTAGCGATGTGAATGGGAGTGCTACAGACGCGGTGGATGGTTGTAATAATCAGAGCAGTAGCGTAGTTACATAGGTAAAACAAACACGACCATTTTTTTTACTGTATTTGTGTGGTTAAAACAGGACCTGCATTTTTACTTTTGTGTGAATACGGGGGACTTTGTCCCAACTTTATGTTGATTTCGTTCGTGTTTGTAGCTTTGATTTGTTGAGTAAAGACAGTTTTTGTTTGGCACGAGCAACCTATGCAAATTGCCTTTTTTCCATTACTATACAAAAGCGAGATCTCGCCTTTTTGTGGTTAACCTTGGACGTTACTCAACCTGTAGGAGTGCATGCAGCATGCCTGATTAAATATCCAACTCTTTGATTGGACACTCGAACGATCTTAACCGCCCTGCACGGGCcttctaatgggcgatcgatcgtcAGTGATCGCGCTGGGTAATCAGttcgcctcccctcccccctccccctatactcctccctcttctccctccttcctcctccccttcttctcttatacaccacacaattttttttaaaaaaataaaaggttagaaaaatttatatatagaaatactatatataaaaaaattgaattcaaatttaaatttgaatcgggtacgtaaacttttgacttataaactttgggtctataaactttaggtgtataatacaccttttagatgtatagaaatactatatatagaaaatatttgaattcaaatttgaatcgggtatgtaaacttttaatttataaactttgggtccaTAAACtgtaggtgtataaattttagatgtatagaaatactatatatataatatttgaattcaaattcaaatttgaataggatataattcaaattcaaatttgaataggatataattcaaattcaaatttgaaacgggtatgtaaacttttgacttataaactttaggtcaataaactttaggtgtataaactttagatgtatagaaatactatatataaaaaaatatttgaattcaaattcaaatttgaatcggatatataaacttttgacttataaacttttggtctctaaactttatatgtgtaaacttgaggtgtataaatttactaaaataggaaagtaatgcggtgccaaaaaaaaaagaaaccatgtggaggggtggagggagagagaggggagtagaTCTATTGCTACCCCATCCCTATAGCGATCGATTGCCCATCAGCATTCCTGGCCCTGCACTTGCTTTGGTTTTGCTTTCTCTTCTATTCCTTGTGGCCCACACATTCGAATTGTGTAGGCCCATTAGCGAACACACATGACAGCGGAAAGCCCACATAGGCCCAAATCAATCTCCACCTCccctcggcctctctccttgcCTTGCTTCGAGCTTCGCCGTGGAGCCGTGGCCCCCAATTTCCGTCGCTCGGCGTCCTCCACACGAAGGCTAATGGCGACCGCCATGCGGAGCACCACCTTCCTGCGACTCGGCTTCCGCCAGGTCTCCTCCCTCCTGTTCCATGGCCCCTCGTCGCCTGCCCCCACCGTGGGTCTCGCCCTCGGCGTGGGCCGGGGCGCGCTGGTCCGCCTCCGGTGCTCGGCGGctgaggccggcgacgacgggggcAGGAAGGTGTCGGCGCGCCTGGCGCTGACCCAGCAGGTGCTTCGCGACGCCGAGGAGCGCGCCGCTTCGGCCGGCTCCGACCCCGCCCCCAAGATCACTTTGGGTAATAATCTGCAACTCCACTATTGCCCCTAATTTGTGTTACACATATGCTTGGTAATGATGCTCAATCGATGTCCTACATATGAAGAATTGAAACGTCAAATCCTAACAAACAGCTGGTGTTGGTATTCATATTGTATTGGTCAAACGGAAAATTCAGTAGCTTAGGCTAATATCTCTACTCCGAAGTACTATGTGTAAACGGTCGATGAGTCTGCTCGGTGAGAATTGGGGATCTCATATCTCATCATTATCTCTGCCTAGCCAGTAGCCCCTATCGAGTTATACTTCGTGACTCAGGTGTATATTCTACTTCCTACATCCATTTCGTGCTAAGGATAATTTTGACAGCTTAACGGTATATGTTGGTTAGAGGTGACAATGTGGTGAATTCTAGCTATGAACAAGATTTGACTTGCATTTTGTTAATCCTGTTTGTTGACAGTAAccaatagtttgaaaagcatgctaaTAGCTAAATTAGCTTAAGAAGCACCTAGGTTTGCTGCTGTATGGCTATACATACTAAGACAAAATCTGTTAGAGAACACTCAaaatttatgttgtttgttggtAGACATCGTAAAAACGT
Coding sequences:
- the LOC4332254 gene encoding IRK-interacting protein, which produces MVSSPSPSSPFPAAAVSDARRAGGGRTTASEVDEKYAHVATPLHNHRGGSGGAKKTPRRAKSEGGGGADPAAYVAAVSCSDCRFKQRLHAPASPGPGAVIRSLFVSLTRRSTPRSSPSPTSASGGDGGESEQWRLAAADLSRRLAAATRTRDEALEETTRLKHSLTELEMKLARLEARVLPTPTAAAFPVESFLRAVSTARAAVRSLTRALSNHLRSPVNPGPNLESFLNRAFHADFELDTEGDVHTADPAGRCEANLAAYHSIAALTWEEVLLHGTKHYSEGLSRFCDAKMSEVVSSLGWARARAWPEPLLQAFFLAAKGVWGVRLLARSVHPPLPVVRVDRGARFDSRFMEDAAAGRAGKLEPASVKMMVAPGFHVYVACAGVVKCKVVCFYSSSSSSRTGGHRDGGSIANGSVGLGSSCSDVNGSATDAVDGCNNQSSSVVT